The following coding sequences lie in one Sesamum indicum cultivar Zhongzhi No. 13 linkage group LG9, S_indicum_v1.0, whole genome shotgun sequence genomic window:
- the LOC105171049 gene encoding DNA-directed RNA polymerase II subunit RPB7 encodes MFFHIVLERNMQLHPRHFGRDLRDKLVAKLMKDVEGTCSGRHGFIVAITGIESVGKGLIRDGTGFVTFPVKYQCVVFRPFKGEILEAVVTMVNKMGFFAEAGPVQIFVSNHLIPDDMEFQSGDIPNYTTSDGSVKIQKDSEVRLKIIGTRVDATEIFCIGTIKDDFLGVISDPGATS; translated from the exons ATGTTTTTTCACATAGTATTGGAACGGAACATGCAGCTACACCCTCGCCACTTCGGCCGTGATCTCCGGGATAAGCTTGTTGCCAAGCTTATGAAAGATGTCGAGGGCACTTGCAG TGGTCGTCATGGCTTCATTGTGGCGATAACTGGTATTGAAAGTGTTGGTAAAGGGTTAATCCGTGATGGCACAGGATTTGTTACCTTTCCCGTTAAGTATCAGTGCGTTGTGTTTCGACCCTTTAAGGGAGAGATTCTAGAAGCTGTTGTTACAATGGTTAACAAG ATGGGTTTTTTTGCTGAAGCAGGGCCCGTCCAAATTTTCGTATCCAATCAT tTGATACCGGATGATATGGAGTTTCAATCTGGAGATATACCTAACTACACAACTTCAGATGGATCT GTCAAAATTCAGAAAGACAGTGAAGTTAGGCTGAAGATAATTGGAACTCGAGTTGATGCTACAGAAATT TTCTGTATCGGCACCATAAAAGATGACTTCCTTGGTGTGATTAGTGATCCTGGTGCAACCTCTTGA